A single window of Sphingobacterium sp. ML3W DNA harbors:
- a CDS encoding peptidylprolyl isomerase — protein sequence MKKLTISLLFLLFVVAAKGQTHRLLFHTTYGDFKVVLYDFTPKHRDLILKAIDNQVYKDALFNRIISNFVVQGGEHDIDIEQREAQDLSNRKLRLAPEFDDRAYHKIGALGAGRDSNTEKASFLNQIYFVVGKPVSAHDLNQLEEKKGIKYSNEQRSDYLKSGGQPRLDHDFTVFGEIYDGLEVILKISKVKTDAKDYPLQEVRFELSEIKD from the coding sequence ATGAAAAAACTCACGATTTCCTTGCTGTTTTTATTATTTGTTGTGGCCGCTAAAGGTCAAACACATCGCTTATTATTCCATACAACGTATGGAGATTTTAAGGTTGTTCTGTATGATTTTACGCCGAAACATCGCGATTTAATATTGAAGGCGATTGACAATCAAGTTTATAAAGATGCGCTATTCAATCGTATTATTTCCAATTTTGTGGTGCAAGGAGGAGAACATGATATTGATATAGAACAACGCGAAGCACAGGATCTATCAAATAGAAAACTTCGTTTAGCGCCAGAATTTGATGATCGGGCATACCATAAGATAGGGGCTTTGGGAGCTGGGAGGGATAGCAATACTGAAAAAGCATCCTTCTTGAATCAAATCTATTTTGTAGTCGGCAAACCTGTCTCCGCGCATGATTTGAATCAATTGGAAGAAAAAAAAGGAATTAAATATTCGAACGAACAAAGAAGTGACTACTTGAAAAGCGGTGGGCAACCGCGGTTGGATCATGATTTTACGGTATTTGGCGAGATATATGATGGATTGGAAGTAATCTTAAAAATTAGTAAAGTAAAAACTGATGCCAAAGACTATCCCTTGCAAGAAGTACGATTCGAATTGTCTGAGATTAAGGATTAA
- the folB gene encoding dihydroneopterin aldolase, with the protein MKILQTVSLEDVRVFAPIGFYEEEQLLGNEFLVQASVSFDAGDDDYENLDKTVNYEILYQIIQKVMTPKRKLLESAAHEILKAIHLYFSFAQSIDVSIKKLNPPFGGDFAHSKVSVRYSQPNSGLVI; encoded by the coding sequence ATGAAAATATTACAAACCGTTTCTTTAGAAGATGTTCGAGTTTTTGCTCCGATTGGATTTTACGAAGAAGAGCAACTTTTGGGAAATGAATTTTTAGTACAAGCTTCAGTGAGCTTTGATGCAGGTGATGATGATTACGAAAATTTGGATAAGACTGTCAATTATGAAATCTTATATCAAATTATTCAAAAAGTTATGACGCCTAAACGTAAGTTGTTAGAGTCAGCTGCTCATGAGATTTTAAAAGCGATCCATCTGTATTTTTCGTTTGCGCAATCTATCGATGTTTCCATAAAAAAATTAAATCCTCCTTTTGGAGGTGATTTTGCTCATTCAAAGGTTTCCGTTCGGTACTCACAACCCAATTCAGGCTTGGTCATTTAA